In Tsuneonella amylolytica, one genomic interval encodes:
- a CDS encoding DUF1465 family protein, translated as MASPTDISQPIVETLYCEALVLADEVRAAFDLSPARTGTEDLVRIALSVEGLRTTTRMMHVLAWLLNHRAYFAGELSEFQLRRHGVLPPDRPADPEQLALLEPETRALIADSMALHGRIARLDKAWRDRFIVEPAAVLRWHERLGREFSAG; from the coding sequence ATGGCCAGCCCAACCGACATCAGCCAACCGATCGTCGAGACCCTCTACTGCGAGGCGCTCGTGCTCGCCGACGAGGTGCGCGCGGCGTTCGACCTTTCGCCCGCGCGCACGGGAACCGAGGACCTGGTGCGGATCGCCCTGTCGGTGGAAGGCTTGCGCACGACGACGCGGATGATGCACGTGCTGGCCTGGCTCCTCAATCACCGTGCCTATTTCGCCGGCGAACTCAGCGAATTCCAGTTGCGGCGGCATGGCGTGCTTCCGCCCGACCGCCCCGCCGATCCGGAGCAGCTCGCGTTGCTCGAGCCGGAAACCCGCGCGTTGATCGCCGACAGCATGGCGCTCCACGGACGGATCGCCCGCCTCGACAAGGCATGGCGCGATCGCTTCATTGTCGAGCCCGCAGCCGTCCTCAGGTGGCACGAACGGCTGGGCAGGGAATTCTCGGCCGGCTGA
- a CDS encoding helix-turn-helix domain-containing protein, with product MDEITGSHGEQLPLHSAGDRLRLAREQAGMTIGQVAAETRIPQRHLEVIEKGDFDALPARTYATGFARTYAKAVGLDPAEIVEEVRAELAMSRPAVHSRAATFEPGDPARVPSRGLALLSLLAIALLSVGGYMFYDRVLAPGAGPGSLLDEQRAAQAAMATPAPSAPATPQGGQVVFTALEDGVWVKFYDAGGTQLMQKEMAKGETYAVPADAEGPQVWTGRPDALAITVGGRPVARLSDTQRVVKDVPVSAEALVARDARQPQATSPAPATTQQTQASAARSSPARTARPAPTRSAAPAPRRTSAPRPRPTASRPAAVPTVSTPVVQPVPTAAGEAADTQG from the coding sequence ATGGACGAAATCACGGGTTCGCACGGCGAACAATTGCCGCTGCACAGCGCGGGCGACCGCTTGCGGCTTGCGCGCGAGCAGGCGGGCATGACGATCGGACAGGTCGCGGCCGAGACCCGGATCCCGCAGCGCCATCTGGAAGTGATCGAGAAGGGCGATTTCGACGCCTTACCGGCGCGTACCTATGCCACCGGCTTTGCCCGCACCTATGCGAAGGCGGTCGGCCTCGACCCGGCGGAGATCGTCGAGGAAGTGCGGGCCGAACTCGCGATGTCGCGCCCGGCCGTTCACTCGCGGGCCGCCACGTTCGAACCCGGCGATCCGGCGCGCGTCCCCTCGCGCGGACTCGCGCTGCTGAGCCTGCTTGCGATCGCGTTGCTCTCGGTCGGCGGTTACATGTTCTACGACCGGGTCCTCGCCCCGGGGGCGGGGCCGGGCTCGCTCCTCGACGAACAGCGCGCCGCGCAGGCCGCGATGGCGACGCCCGCGCCCTCGGCGCCGGCGACACCGCAGGGCGGCCAGGTCGTCTTCACCGCGCTCGAGGACGGCGTGTGGGTCAAGTTCTACGATGCCGGCGGCACCCAGCTGATGCAGAAGGAGATGGCCAAGGGCGAAACCTACGCCGTTCCCGCCGATGCGGAAGGCCCTCAGGTCTGGACCGGGCGTCCGGATGCGCTGGCGATCACCGTGGGCGGTCGCCCGGTGGCCAGGCTGTCGGACACTCAGCGCGTGGTGAAGGACGTCCCGGTGAGTGCCGAGGCGCTGGTCGCGCGTGATGCACGTCAGCCGCAGGCGACATCGCCAGCCCCTGCGACGACCCAACAGACGCAAGCGAGTGCCGCGCGTTCGTCGCCAGCCCGAACCGCCCGGCCCGCGCCGACGCGCAGCGCCGCGCCTGCCCCCCGCCGGACGAGCGCGCCGCGTCCGCGGCCGACCGCGAGCCGGCCCGCCGCGGTGCCGACCGTCTCCACCCCCGTCGTCCAGCCGGTCCCGACGGCCGCTGGCGAGGCCGCCGATACGCAGGGTTGA
- a CDS encoding YdcH family protein translates to MTEQELKKLLASLRTEHRDLDAAIDALSAAGSTDQLQIARLKKRKLRLRDQISIVEDQLLPDIIA, encoded by the coding sequence GTGACCGAGCAGGAACTGAAGAAGCTGCTGGCCTCGCTGCGCACCGAGCATCGCGATCTCGACGCTGCGATCGATGCGCTGTCGGCAGCGGGCTCGACCGACCAGCTGCAGATCGCACGCCTCAAGAAGCGGAAACTGCGCCTGCGCGACCAGATCTCGATCGTCGAGGACCAGCTACTGCCCGACATAATAGCGTGA
- the nadA gene encoding quinolinate synthase NadA: MSIETRPPTGEDLLAEIDRLRKDRNAVILAHYYQTPAIQDIADFVGDSLELSRKAADTDADVIAFCGVKFMADTAKILSPQKIVVLPDMDAGCSLEDSCPPEKFKAFREAHPDHIALTYINCSTEVKALSDVIVTSSSAETILSQIPEDQKIIFGPDRHLGGYLSRKFGREMLLWPGVCIVHEAFSETELLKLKAQHPGVPVAAHPECPPSIIDHADYVGSTSGILQFARTFEGDTLIVATEPHIMHQMELALPDKTFIGAPGADGNCSCNICPYMALNTMEKLYVALRDLEPRIEIEEGLRLAAKKSLDRMLEMASGTIGQGDLGAR; this comes from the coding sequence ATGAGCATAGAGACACGGCCGCCCACCGGGGAGGACCTCCTCGCCGAGATCGATCGCCTGCGGAAAGACCGCAACGCGGTGATCCTGGCGCATTACTACCAGACGCCCGCGATCCAGGACATCGCCGACTTCGTGGGCGATAGCCTCGAGCTGAGCCGCAAGGCTGCCGATACCGATGCCGACGTGATCGCGTTCTGCGGCGTCAAGTTCATGGCCGACACGGCCAAGATCCTCAGCCCGCAGAAGATCGTCGTGCTGCCCGACATGGATGCGGGGTGCAGCCTCGAGGACAGCTGCCCGCCCGAAAAGTTCAAGGCCTTCCGGGAGGCCCATCCCGACCACATCGCGCTGACTTACATCAACTGTTCGACCGAGGTGAAAGCCCTGTCGGACGTGATCGTCACCAGTTCCAGCGCCGAAACGATCCTGTCGCAGATCCCCGAGGACCAGAAGATCATCTTCGGTCCCGACCGGCATCTCGGCGGCTATCTTTCCCGCAAGTTCGGGCGCGAGATGCTGCTGTGGCCGGGGGTGTGCATCGTGCACGAGGCGTTCAGCGAGACCGAGCTCCTCAAACTGAAGGCGCAGCACCCCGGGGTGCCGGTCGCCGCGCATCCCGAATGCCCGCCCTCGATCATCGACCACGCGGACTACGTCGGTTCGACCAGCGGTATCCTGCAGTTCGCCAGGACGTTCGAGGGCGACACCCTGATCGTCGCGACCGAGCCGCACATCATGCACCAGATGGAACTGGCACTGCCGGACAAGACCTTCATCGGCGCGCCGGGTGCCGACGGCAACTGCAGCTGCAACATCTGCCCGTACATGGCCCTGAACACGATGGAGAAGCTCTACGTCGCGCTGCGCGATCTCGAGCCGCGCATCGAGATCGAGGAAGGCCTGCGCCTCGCCGCCAAGAAGAGCCTCGACCGCATGCTCGAGATGGCGAGCGGGACGATTGGCCAGGGAGATCTCGGCGCGCGGTGA
- a CDS encoding MBL fold metallo-hydrolase: protein MAGPPPKPWPTGKVERLEPLVRRVLAPNAGPYTYTGTETYLVGDDDRIAVIDPGPDDPRHLAALTDAIGDAQVAAIMCTHTHRDHSPASRPLAEATGAPIVGCAPLVLDDSGPRADASFDRHYAPDRVLEDGEAMTGPGWTLTAVATPGHTSNHLCFALEQSGALFTGDHVMGWSTSVVVPPDGDMGAYMASLDRLYARAGENGDRVYYPAHGPQIDNPRQLVRGMIGHRRQRENQILRILREGPHAAADFVPRMYKGLDPRLNGAAEMSVTAHLVDLERRGMVARTGDIWAVS, encoded by the coding sequence ATGGCAGGCCCGCCCCCCAAACCCTGGCCGACCGGCAAGGTCGAGCGCCTCGAACCGCTGGTACGCCGCGTCCTCGCGCCCAATGCCGGTCCCTACACCTACACCGGCACGGAAACGTATCTGGTGGGCGACGACGATCGGATTGCGGTGATCGATCCGGGTCCCGACGATCCGCGCCACCTCGCCGCGCTGACCGACGCGATCGGCGATGCGCAGGTCGCCGCGATCATGTGCACCCACACCCACCGCGACCACTCGCCCGCGTCGCGCCCGCTGGCGGAGGCGACTGGCGCACCAATCGTGGGATGCGCGCCGCTGGTGCTCGACGACAGCGGCCCGCGCGCCGACGCGAGCTTCGACCGGCATTACGCCCCTGACAGGGTGCTGGAAGACGGGGAGGCCATGACGGGCCCGGGCTGGACGCTGACCGCGGTCGCCACCCCCGGGCACACCTCGAACCACCTGTGCTTCGCGCTCGAGCAGTCGGGCGCGCTGTTCACCGGCGATCACGTGATGGGCTGGTCGACCAGCGTCGTCGTTCCGCCCGATGGCGACATGGGCGCCTACATGGCGAGCCTCGACAGGCTCTACGCCCGCGCCGGAGAAAACGGCGACCGGGTCTATTACCCTGCCCACGGCCCGCAGATCGACAATCCGCGCCAGCTGGTACGCGGGATGATCGGTCACCGCCGCCAGCGCGAGAACCAGATCCTGCGCATCCTTCGCGAGGGACCCCATGCTGCCGCCGACTTCGTACCGCGCATGTACAAAGGGCTCGATCCGCGCCTCAACGGGGCGGCGGAGATGAGCGTGACGGCCCATCTGGTCGATCTGGAACGCCGCGGCATGGTTGCCCGTACGGGCGACATATGGGCCGTATCGTAG
- a CDS encoding YdcH family protein produces the protein MLSSSHANALETKHASLEARLHDEMCRPAPDAGTIQQLKKAKLRIKEELSAI, from the coding sequence ATGCTATCATCGTCCCACGCCAACGCTCTCGAAACCAAGCACGCCAGCCTCGAGGCCCGCCTGCACGACGAGATGTGCCGGCCGGCGCCCGACGCCGGGACGATCCAGCAACTCAAGAAGGCCAAGCTGCGCATCAAGGAGGAACTGAGCGCGATCTAG
- the ptsP gene encoding phosphoenolpyruvate--protein phosphotransferase, producing MTAANAARTILTRLHEVMASRLHPQGKLDQVVQIIGESLDSEVCSIYLLREGMLELFATRGLEQDAVHVTRLAVGEGLNGIIAERIETLNLAEAAAHPDFAYRPETGEDKFHSFAGVPIVYRARAVGTLCVQHADPRRYEDVEIEALQTVAMVLSELIAHAGLVDEEEGVVGEAQSGPQSATGLALVKGLAGGQAVFHQPRIHIDQVVADDTEAERQRVYRAFDKMRDQIEVMASQAEFGKGGEHDEVLETYKMFAYDEGWGRRINEAIDSGLTAEAAIERVQQRTRMRMREIDDPLLADRMHDLEDLSNRLLRIVSGQLGTAASQGLKRDTILIAKNLGPAELLEYDRRRLKGVVLEEGSLTAHVVIVARAMGVPVLGRVQGLRGLVREGDEVLVDADKGVAHIRPTGQTQDLFAERLALKRQRQAAYAELRDVEPFTRCGTRIQVMMNAGLRDDMANLPLVGADGIGLFRTEFQFLVSATLPQRERQTRLYRDVLDAAEGKPVVFRTVDIGGDKAVPYLESEATEHEENPAMGWRALRLALEREGLLKAQARALLEAAAGRQLYVMFPMVSEPWEFDAAKAVFDGQLAWLKGQKKLLPEAIRYGAMLEVPALAEMLDLLLPKVSFISVGTNDLTQFLFAADRANPKLAERYDWLSPAILRFLQRIALATAGSGVDLGVCGEMGGRRLEALALLGLGFRRLSITPVSVGPIKELVRKVDLAAITAAMTRWMSSPPPDMRAALTEWAAEHGIEAD from the coding sequence ATGACAGCCGCCAACGCCGCCCGCACGATCCTCACCCGCCTGCACGAGGTCATGGCCTCGCGCCTCCACCCGCAGGGCAAGCTCGACCAGGTCGTCCAGATCATCGGCGAAAGCCTCGATAGCGAGGTCTGCTCGATCTACCTCCTGCGCGAGGGGATGCTCGAACTGTTCGCCACCCGCGGGCTGGAACAGGACGCGGTGCACGTCACCCGGCTGGCCGTGGGCGAAGGCCTCAACGGCATCATCGCCGAACGCATCGAGACGCTGAACCTCGCCGAAGCGGCGGCGCACCCCGATTTCGCCTATCGCCCCGAAACCGGAGAGGACAAGTTCCACTCCTTCGCCGGCGTGCCGATCGTCTATCGCGCCCGCGCGGTGGGCACCTTGTGCGTCCAGCACGCCGATCCCCGCCGCTACGAGGACGTGGAGATCGAGGCGCTACAGACCGTCGCCATGGTCCTCAGCGAACTCATCGCGCACGCGGGCCTCGTCGACGAGGAAGAGGGGGTCGTCGGCGAAGCGCAGTCCGGCCCGCAGTCGGCCACCGGGCTCGCGCTGGTGAAGGGGCTGGCGGGCGGACAGGCGGTGTTCCATCAGCCGCGCATCCATATCGACCAGGTCGTCGCGGACGATACCGAGGCCGAGCGCCAGCGGGTCTACCGCGCGTTCGACAAGATGCGCGACCAGATCGAAGTGATGGCCAGCCAGGCCGAGTTCGGCAAGGGCGGCGAGCACGACGAGGTGCTCGAGACGTACAAGATGTTCGCCTACGACGAAGGCTGGGGGCGCCGCATCAACGAGGCGATCGACAGCGGCCTGACCGCCGAGGCGGCCATCGAACGCGTCCAGCAGCGCACCCGGATGCGCATGCGCGAGATCGACGATCCGCTGCTGGCGGACCGGATGCACGACCTCGAGGACTTGTCCAACCGGCTGCTGCGGATCGTTTCCGGCCAGCTCGGCACCGCGGCGAGCCAGGGCCTCAAGCGCGACACGATCCTGATCGCGAAGAACCTCGGTCCCGCGGAACTCCTCGAATACGATCGCCGCCGGCTGAAGGGCGTCGTGCTGGAGGAAGGATCATTGACCGCCCACGTCGTCATCGTCGCGCGGGCGATGGGCGTGCCGGTGCTGGGCCGGGTGCAGGGGTTGCGCGGTCTCGTCCGCGAAGGCGACGAGGTGCTCGTCGATGCGGACAAGGGCGTCGCCCACATCCGCCCCACCGGCCAGACGCAGGACCTTTTTGCCGAGCGCCTCGCCCTCAAGCGGCAGCGGCAGGCCGCCTACGCCGAGCTGCGCGACGTCGAACCGTTCACCCGTTGCGGCACCCGCATTCAGGTCATGATGAACGCGGGCCTGCGCGACGACATGGCGAACCTGCCGCTCGTCGGGGCAGACGGCATCGGGCTGTTTCGAACCGAATTCCAGTTCCTCGTATCCGCCACCCTGCCGCAGCGCGAGCGGCAGACCCGGCTCTACCGCGACGTGCTCGACGCGGCCGAAGGCAAGCCGGTGGTGTTCCGCACGGTCGACATCGGCGGCGACAAGGCGGTGCCCTACCTCGAGAGCGAGGCGACCGAGCACGAGGAGAACCCCGCCATGGGTTGGCGCGCGCTGCGGCTTGCGCTGGAACGCGAAGGCTTGCTCAAGGCCCAGGCGCGTGCCCTGCTCGAGGCGGCTGCCGGACGGCAGCTCTACGTCATGTTCCCGATGGTGTCCGAACCGTGGGAGTTCGATGCAGCCAAGGCGGTGTTCGACGGGCAGCTCGCCTGGCTGAAAGGGCAGAAGAAACTTCTGCCAGAGGCGATCCGCTACGGCGCGATGCTGGAAGTGCCGGCGCTGGCCGAAATGCTCGACCTGCTGCTGCCGAAGGTCTCGTTCATCTCGGTCGGGACCAACGACCTCACCCAGTTCCTCTTCGCCGCCGACAGGGCCAATCCCAAGCTTGCCGAACGGTACGACTGGCTGAGCCCGGCGATCCTGCGGTTCCTTCAGCGCATCGCGCTCGCGACCGCGGGGTCGGGCGTGGATCTCGGCGTGTGCGGCGAAATGGGCGGGCGGCGGCTGGAGGCGCTCGCGCTGCTGGGGCTCGGCTTTCGGCGCCTGTCGATCACGCCGGTATCGGTCGGGCCGATCAAGGAACTGGTGCGCAAGGTCGATCTTGCCGCGATCACCGCTGCGATGACGCGGTGGATGTCGTCCCCGCCGCCAGACATGCGAGCCGCGTTGACCGAGTGGGCGGCGGAACACGGCATCGAGGCCGACTGA
- the glpK gene encoding glycerol kinase GlpK, whose protein sequence is MTDHILVLDSGTTSTRAIAFDRAGHVAAVAQKALTQHYPQPGWVEHDADEIWRFTLACAQEVADKVGADTIAAIGITNQRETVVAWDRQSGEPLARAIVWQDRRTAGFCAELKQAGHEPLVQRATGLLLDPYFSGTKMRWLLDNDGQVRSAAAAERLALGTVESWLVWKLSEGRDHLTDASNASRTLLLNLDGQQFDEGLCELIGVPRVALPRVVDTQGALSATELLGPRIPITGLAGDQQAATIGQACFAPGDTKSTYGTGAFVLTNMGEAMPRSEHRLLGTVLMQSGGKRTYALEGSVFVAGSLVQWLRDALSVIDSAAETEALARSVPDSGGVTIVPALSGLGAPHWKADARGVIAGLSFSTGRAQIARAALEAMAHQTRDLADAFAADGARWASLKIDGGMSANDWMAQDLANVLEVPVERPDMIETTALGAAMLAAVGAGLFPALEDAAAAMRGRVRRFEPAMDGKERADRLKRWKRALEAI, encoded by the coding sequence ATGACCGACCATATCCTCGTCCTCGATTCGGGTACCACATCCACTCGCGCGATCGCCTTCGACCGTGCCGGCCACGTCGCCGCCGTGGCGCAAAAGGCGCTCACCCAGCACTATCCGCAGCCCGGCTGGGTGGAGCACGACGCCGACGAGATCTGGCGGTTTACGCTCGCCTGCGCGCAGGAGGTCGCGGACAAGGTCGGCGCCGATACCATCGCGGCGATCGGCATCACCAACCAGCGCGAGACCGTGGTGGCGTGGGACCGCCAGAGCGGCGAACCGCTCGCCCGCGCGATCGTGTGGCAGGATCGCCGGACCGCCGGTTTCTGCGCCGAGCTGAAGCAGGCGGGGCACGAGCCCCTGGTCCAGCGTGCGACGGGGTTGCTCCTGGACCCCTATTTCTCCGGCACCAAGATGCGCTGGCTGCTCGACAACGACGGGCAGGTGCGCTCGGCTGCTGCGGCGGAGCGGCTGGCGCTGGGCACGGTCGAGAGCTGGCTGGTGTGGAAACTGTCGGAAGGCCGCGACCACCTGACCGACGCATCCAACGCCAGCCGGACCCTGCTGCTGAACCTGGACGGGCAACAGTTCGACGAGGGATTATGCGAACTGATCGGCGTTCCCCGTGTCGCGCTGCCGCGGGTCGTCGACACGCAGGGCGCACTGTCAGCGACGGAACTGCTCGGCCCGCGCATCCCCATCACCGGGCTCGCCGGCGATCAGCAAGCCGCGACGATCGGGCAGGCCTGCTTCGCGCCCGGCGATACCAAATCGACTTACGGCACGGGCGCCTTCGTCCTCACCAACATGGGCGAGGCGATGCCCCGGTCCGAGCATCGCCTGCTCGGCACGGTGCTGATGCAGTCCGGCGGCAAGCGGACCTATGCGCTGGAAGGATCCGTTTTCGTCGCCGGCAGCCTCGTCCAGTGGCTGCGCGACGCTCTGAGCGTGATCGACAGCGCGGCGGAGACCGAGGCGCTGGCACGTTCGGTGCCGGACAGCGGCGGGGTGACGATCGTGCCGGCGTTATCCGGCCTCGGCGCGCCCCACTGGAAGGCCGATGCGCGCGGGGTGATCGCGGGCCTGAGCTTCTCTACCGGCCGCGCGCAGATCGCGCGCGCCGCGCTGGAAGCGATGGCGCACCAGACGCGCGATCTTGCCGATGCCTTCGCCGCCGACGGCGCGCGCTGGGCCAGCCTGAAGATCGACGGCGGAATGAGCGCCAACGACTGGATGGCGCAGGACCTCGCGAACGTGCTGGAGGTCCCGGTCGAGCGGCCCGACATGATCGAGACGACCGCGCTCGGCGCGGCGATGCTGGCGGCCGTGGGGGCAGGGCTCTTTCCCGCGCTGGAAGACGCTGCGGCTGCCATGCGCGGCAGGGTCCGCCGGTTCGAGCCTGCGATGGACGGCAAGGAGCGGGCGGATCGCCTGAAGCGCTGGAAACGCGCGCTGGAAGCGATCTGA
- a CDS encoding prolyl oligopeptidase family serine peptidase codes for MVARWALAAALIATPAALPAQDTDAQDPYIWLEEIKGEKAIAQVDEWNAATEAKLTAAPEYPIAKACAKQILDDDRQIAMPTAIYGDKVTNLWRDAANPRGVWRIASLASYTAGTPEWKTLIDVDKLGRDENQSWVWHGANCLAPDYARCLVSISPGGTDADVVREFDIGTGRFVDGGFTLPAAKSNVAWFDKDTLFVGTDEGAGSMTDSGYPRLVKLWKRGTPFASARQIAAGEQADVSISGLSVLDGDTRWQFVNRSPTFWTNKWSLVSDGGRLVPLPLPEDAEFETVLGGQLIAKLNSPLAAAGAGSGSLVAWPLADIRAGRTAKPTVVFRPEASQSVEEVSSSENALWIKVLDDVSGKLLRYDPASTGWTGRAIPLPANSTVQIAQTSGKGDTAFVSVESMLTPPTLYAVTGDAAPVAVASEPPQFDASKFEVVQKFATSKDGTKVPYYLARPKGATGPLPTLIHAYGGFRNAQTPKYLTEEPYRSGPLGLFWLEEGNAYVLANIRGGGEYGPRWHQEALREKRQNSFDDFHAVADDLVAQGLAEKKRIAASGRSNGGVLVGAVANQRPDLYGAIISGSPLIDMRRYNKLLAGASWMDEYGNPDVPADWAYMKAWSPYQNMKPGKDAPVAFYYLSTLDDRVHPGHARKAAAKHEAFGQRFYYHEYKEGGHSVGADHAEDAKRAALLLAFLNREIGSEMAAGSVTD; via the coding sequence ATGGTCGCACGCTGGGCGCTCGCCGCCGCACTGATCGCAACACCCGCCGCGCTGCCGGCACAGGATACCGACGCGCAGGATCCGTACATCTGGCTCGAGGAGATCAAGGGCGAGAAGGCGATCGCACAGGTCGACGAGTGGAACGCCGCAACCGAAGCCAAGCTGACCGCCGCGCCCGAATACCCCATCGCTAAAGCTTGCGCGAAGCAGATTCTCGACGACGATCGGCAGATCGCCATGCCGACCGCGATCTACGGCGACAAGGTCACGAACCTGTGGCGTGACGCCGCGAACCCGCGCGGCGTGTGGCGGATCGCCAGCCTCGCCAGCTACACCGCCGGAACGCCCGAGTGGAAGACGCTCATCGACGTCGACAAGCTGGGCCGCGACGAGAACCAGAGCTGGGTCTGGCACGGCGCCAACTGCCTCGCGCCCGACTACGCCCGCTGCCTCGTCTCCATTTCGCCCGGCGGGACCGACGCGGACGTGGTTCGCGAATTCGATATCGGCACGGGCCGGTTCGTCGATGGCGGCTTCACGCTCCCCGCCGCGAAATCGAACGTCGCCTGGTTCGACAAGGACACCCTGTTCGTCGGCACCGACGAGGGGGCGGGATCGATGACCGATTCCGGCTACCCGCGCCTCGTCAAGCTGTGGAAGCGCGGCACGCCGTTCGCCTCGGCGAGGCAGATCGCCGCTGGCGAGCAAGCCGATGTCAGCATTTCGGGGTTGTCGGTGCTCGACGGCGATACCCGCTGGCAGTTCGTCAACCGCAGCCCCACCTTCTGGACCAACAAGTGGTCGCTCGTGAGCGACGGCGGCAGGCTCGTTCCGCTGCCGCTGCCCGAAGATGCCGAGTTCGAAACGGTGCTGGGCGGCCAGCTTATCGCGAAGCTCAATTCGCCGCTGGCGGCCGCGGGTGCCGGGTCGGGCTCGCTCGTCGCCTGGCCGCTCGCGGACATTCGCGCAGGCCGCACGGCGAAGCCGACGGTCGTCTTCCGCCCCGAAGCCTCGCAATCGGTGGAAGAAGTATCCTCGTCCGAAAACGCGCTGTGGATCAAGGTGCTCGACGACGTGTCGGGCAAGCTGCTGCGCTACGATCCAGCCTCCACCGGGTGGACCGGTCGCGCGATACCCCTGCCCGCAAACAGCACGGTGCAGATCGCGCAGACCAGCGGCAAGGGCGATACCGCGTTCGTCTCGGTCGAAAGCATGCTGACCCCGCCGACACTCTACGCAGTGACAGGCGATGCCGCACCGGTGGCCGTGGCGAGCGAGCCGCCGCAGTTCGACGCGTCGAAGTTCGAGGTCGTGCAGAAATTCGCGACGTCGAAGGACGGGACGAAGGTGCCTTACTACCTCGCCCGTCCGAAGGGCGCGACCGGGCCGCTGCCGACGCTGATCCACGCCTACGGCGGCTTCCGCAATGCGCAGACGCCCAAGTACCTGACCGAAGAGCCCTATCGCAGCGGCCCGCTGGGCCTGTTCTGGCTGGAGGAAGGCAACGCCTACGTCCTTGCGAACATCCGCGGCGGCGGCGAATACGGTCCGCGCTGGCACCAGGAAGCCTTGCGCGAGAAACGGCAGAACAGCTTCGACGATTTCCACGCGGTCGCCGACGATCTCGTCGCACAGGGCCTTGCCGAAAAGAAGCGGATCGCGGCCAGCGGCCGCTCGAACGGCGGCGTGCTGGTGGGGGCGGTCGCGAACCAGCGACCCGATCTCTACGGTGCGATCATCTCGGGCAGCCCGCTCATCGACATGCGCCGCTACAACAAGCTGCTGGCCGGGGCATCGTGGATGGACGAGTACGGCAACCCGGACGTGCCCGCCGACTGGGCCTACATGAAGGCCTGGTCGCCCTACCAGAACATGAAGCCGGGCAAGGACGCGCCGGTCGCGTTCTACTATCTCTCCACGCTCGACGACCGGGTCCATCCCGGCCACGCGCGCAAGGCCGCGGCCAAGCACGAGGCGTTCGGCCAGCGGTTCTATTACCACGAGTACAAGGAAGGCGGCCATTCGGTGGGCGCCGACCACGCCGAGGATGCCAAGCGCGCAGCGTTGCTGCTGGCGTTCCTCAACCGCGAGATCGGTTCGGAGATGGCGGCCGGCAGCGTGACCGACTGA